The following proteins come from a genomic window of Proteiniphilum propionicum:
- a CDS encoding FtsX-like permease family protein — MNISFYIARRYLFSKKSHNAINVISFISVCGIAIATMAMVCVLSVFNGFGGIVEGMFNAFDPDLKITVKEGKVFDWHTTKFSKALEIKGVRTVSESLEENALFVFEGRQVPVLVKGVSEDFKLMAGMEKLIVDGSFKLREDVVDYATLGAGLAVTLGARPGFINPIEIYSPKRNVRVNLANPTAAFTSGYAQIGGVFSLNSPEYDEQMAIIPIELARTLFDYENEVTSLEVNLLPNTQVKRIKREIEHILGDDFLVEDRFEQQKESYRMLQIEKWVTFLILAFILLIAVFNVVGSLSMLIVEKLEDIRSLRNMGASDRMISRIFLYEGWLITFIGIVAGIVTGLILCLLQQHFGLLRLSDIPGAYIIDAYPVIVQPADILVVFTVVGAIGLLTVLYPVNSLKDKLNSNSN, encoded by the coding sequence TTGAACATATCATTTTACATAGCACGCAGGTATCTCTTTTCCAAGAAGTCGCATAACGCCATCAACGTTATTTCCTTTATATCGGTGTGCGGTATTGCCATAGCCACTATGGCTATGGTATGTGTGCTCTCGGTTTTCAACGGTTTTGGAGGAATAGTGGAGGGTATGTTCAACGCATTTGATCCCGATCTGAAGATCACTGTAAAGGAGGGAAAGGTTTTTGACTGGCATACAACTAAGTTTAGTAAAGCCCTTGAAATAAAAGGGGTGAGGACAGTATCAGAGTCTCTGGAAGAGAATGCGCTTTTTGTTTTCGAAGGGCGGCAAGTGCCCGTACTTGTGAAAGGGGTTTCGGAAGACTTTAAACTGATGGCCGGCATGGAGAAACTCATAGTGGACGGCTCATTTAAGCTTCGTGAGGATGTGGTGGATTACGCTACGTTGGGAGCTGGGCTGGCTGTGACGTTAGGTGCCCGCCCTGGTTTTATCAACCCCATAGAGATCTATTCTCCAAAGCGCAATGTAAGGGTGAATCTGGCAAATCCTACTGCAGCATTCACCTCCGGGTATGCGCAGATAGGCGGCGTTTTCAGCCTTAACTCACCGGAATATGATGAACAGATGGCCATCATTCCTATTGAGCTTGCACGAACCCTTTTCGACTACGAAAACGAGGTGACATCACTCGAAGTGAATCTTCTTCCCAACACCCAGGTGAAAAGAATAAAGCGGGAGATAGAACATATACTGGGAGATGACTTTCTTGTTGAGGATCGATTTGAGCAACAGAAAGAGTCGTACAGAATGCTGCAAATAGAGAAATGGGTAACATTCCTTATTCTGGCATTTATCTTGCTCATAGCTGTGTTTAACGTGGTAGGCTCTTTGTCTATGCTTATCGTAGAGAAACTCGAAGATATCAGAAGCCTCAGGAATATGGGGGCCTCCGACAGGATGATTTCCCGCATCTTTTTGTATGAAGGGTGGCTCATTACTTTTATCGGGATTGTTGCAGGTATTGTGACTGGTTTGATTTTATGCCTGTTGCAACAGCACTTCGGCCTGCTGCGACTGAGTGATATACCCGGTGCTTACATTATAGATGCCTATCCTGTGATTGTACAACCTGCCGATATATTGGTTGTTTTTACTGTTGTAGGTGCTATAGGATTGCTGACAGTGCTTTATCCGGTAAACAGCTTGAAAGATAAACTCAATTCAAATTCAAATTAA
- the rbfA gene encoding 30S ribosome-binding factor RbfA translates to MDSNRQQKVNRLIQKELSEIFLVETRKMNGVLISVTTVRVSPDLGLAHIYLSVFPSERAKELVTNIGDNVKSVRYELGKRLRNQLRVIPELMFHVDDSLDYIENIDRLLKDL, encoded by the coding sequence TAAATCGACTTATACAGAAAGAACTCAGTGAAATATTTTTAGTCGAAACCAGGAAGATGAACGGCGTATTGATCTCGGTGACAACCGTTCGCGTATCGCCCGATTTGGGGCTAGCACATATCTATTTAAGTGTTTTCCCGTCAGAAAGGGCTAAGGAACTGGTTACAAATATCGGTGATAATGTGAAATCTGTCCGCTATGAATTAGGTAAGCGTTTGAGAAATCAGCTTCGGGTCATTCCTGAACTGATGTTTCATGTGGACGATTCACTCGATTATATAGAGAATATCGATAGATTGTTGAAAGACCTGTAA